In Meiothermus sp. QL-1, one DNA window encodes the following:
- a CDS encoding glycoside hydrolase family 36 protein gives MELGGLEFSVQAERVEETLGGYLLHGRSVQVGHPFGRSMFFKHGWQSWSEAAWVSLRESPKPILPPERRPQCDDPAYALSPVHGGSGLGGVEGYEGQMLFLGALRPGARVEADRLFLKGQAEHDTPWFLAYGAPQEVLGRYAELLATTLGVRPQGAAPRVWCSWYGHYRDISEERLLQVLAGLQGLPFEVFQIDDGWQQNIGDWEPNANFPSGMSFLALRAQAQGLIPGLWLAPFIARPSSRLFQAHPDWFLRDEQGELVLAGNNWGGYYALDVTLPAVQDWLYRLIQTVRGWGFRYLKLDFLFAAALPGKRHLELSREEAYREALRLIREAAGEEVYLLACGAPILASIGLVDGLRIGPDVAPYWDNEDRRVFLHDPTGPSAYNALRTSLHRLWLRPLVHTDPDVVFFRSRYNLLTPAQRAVLQDLALVAGFKATSDPPEWLDGEEREALRAWLLYSPAVEQTGPYTFSIDGREVDFSRWL, from the coding sequence ATGGAGCTGGGGGGGCTCGAGTTTTCGGTGCAGGCCGAGCGGGTGGAGGAAACCCTGGGGGGCTACCTGCTGCACGGGCGGAGCGTGCAGGTAGGGCACCCTTTTGGCCGTTCGATGTTTTTCAAGCACGGCTGGCAGAGCTGGAGCGAGGCGGCCTGGGTGAGCCTGCGGGAGAGTCCCAAGCCCATCCTGCCGCCTGAGCGCCGTCCCCAGTGCGACGATCCAGCCTATGCCCTTTCCCCGGTCCATGGGGGGAGCGGCCTGGGGGGGGTGGAGGGCTACGAGGGGCAGATGCTCTTTTTGGGAGCCCTGCGCCCAGGGGCCCGGGTGGAGGCCGACCGGCTTTTCCTGAAGGGCCAGGCCGAACACGATACCCCCTGGTTCCTGGCCTATGGAGCCCCGCAGGAGGTGCTGGGCCGCTACGCCGAGCTTTTGGCCACCACCCTGGGGGTGCGGCCGCAGGGTGCTGCCCCCAGGGTCTGGTGTAGCTGGTATGGCCACTACAGGGATATCTCCGAGGAGCGGCTTTTGCAGGTCCTGGCGGGGTTGCAGGGGCTGCCCTTCGAGGTTTTTCAGATAGACGACGGCTGGCAGCAAAACATCGGCGACTGGGAGCCCAACGCCAATTTCCCCTCCGGGATGAGCTTTCTGGCTCTCAGGGCCCAGGCCCAGGGCCTCATCCCTGGGCTTTGGCTGGCCCCCTTTATTGCCCGGCCCAGCTCCAGGCTCTTCCAGGCGCACCCCGACTGGTTTTTGCGCGACGAGCAGGGCGAGCTGGTGCTGGCGGGGAACAACTGGGGGGGCTACTATGCCCTGGATGTGACCCTGCCTGCTGTGCAGGACTGGCTTTATAGGCTAATCCAGACGGTGCGGGGCTGGGGGTTCCGATACCTCAAGCTCGACTTCCTGTTTGCCGCAGCCCTGCCGGGGAAGCGGCACCTCGAGCTTTCCCGGGAGGAGGCTTATCGAGAGGCTTTGCGCCTTATCCGCGAGGCGGCGGGCGAGGAGGTCTATCTGCTGGCCTGCGGTGCGCCCATCCTGGCCTCAATCGGGCTGGTGGATGGGCTGCGCATAGGGCCGGATGTAGCCCCTTACTGGGACAACGAGGACCGCAGGGTTTTCCTGCACGACCCCACCGGCCCCAGCGCCTACAACGCGCTGCGCACCAGCCTGCACCGGCTTTGGCTCAGGCCCCTGGTGCATACCGACCCCGATGTGGTCTTTTTCCGCAGCCGCTACAACCTGCTCACCCCGGCCCAGCGGGCTGTGCTGCAGGACCTGGCCTTGGTGGCTGGGTTCAAGGCCACCTCGGACCCGCCCGAGTGGCTGGATGGCGAGGAGCGGGAGGCGCTGCGGGCCTGGCTTCTGTATAGCCCGGCGGTCGAGCAAACCGGGCCTTACACCTTTAGCATCGACGGGCGCGAGGTGGACTTTTCGCGCTGGCTATAG
- a CDS encoding DeoR/GlpR family DNA-binding transcription regulator, whose product MPSLEATLRHQEILKALRQEGRVVVGHLAQRFGVSAVTVRTDLEYLERQGLLRRTRGGAVPAEAKRFELPLEETRQVHAREKESIGRYAAGLVRDGETIILDVGSTTTELARALSPGLRNVVVITSALNIALLLEAHPGLTVIVTGGTLRPLQHSLVNPYGTLLLKEINADKAFIGCNGVHPEKGFTNTNLQEAEIKRAMIEAARETIVLADHSKLMQVAAARIAPLGAASMLVTDRRAKDEDLVRLREAGLEVAVAPRESESKRKK is encoded by the coding sequence ATGCCCTCCCTCGAGGCCACCCTGCGCCACCAGGAGATCCTCAAGGCCCTGCGGCAGGAGGGCCGGGTGGTGGTGGGGCATCTGGCCCAGCGCTTTGGCGTCTCAGCGGTTACGGTACGCACCGATTTGGAGTACCTAGAGCGCCAGGGGCTGCTGCGCCGCACCCGAGGGGGGGCGGTGCCGGCCGAGGCCAAGCGCTTTGAGCTGCCGCTGGAGGAGACCCGGCAGGTGCACGCGCGGGAGAAGGAGAGCATAGGCCGCTACGCTGCCGGCCTGGTGCGCGACGGCGAGACCATAATCCTGGACGTGGGCAGCACCACCACCGAGCTGGCCCGGGCCCTCTCGCCGGGGCTCAGGAATGTGGTGGTTATCACCAGCGCTCTCAATATCGCCCTTCTGCTCGAGGCCCACCCTGGCCTTACGGTGATTGTCACGGGGGGCACCCTGAGGCCGCTGCAGCACTCGCTGGTGAACCCCTACGGCACCCTTCTGCTCAAGGAGATCAACGCCGACAAAGCCTTCATCGGTTGCAACGGGGTGCACCCCGAGAAGGGCTTCACCAACACCAACCTGCAGGAGGCCGAGATCAAGCGGGCCATGATAGAGGCAGCCCGCGAGACCATTGTGCTGGCCGACCACAGCAAGCTGATGCAGGTGGCCGCGGCCCGCATCGCCCCTTTGGGGGCGGCCTCGATGCTGGTCACCGACCGCAGGGCCAAGGACGAGGACCTGGTGCGCCTGCGCGAGGCGGGGCTCGAGGTGGCGGTGGCCCCCAGGGAAAGCGAAAGTAAAAGAAAAAAATAG
- a CDS encoding sensor histidine kinase KdpD: MSFRARLILAYAVLWVLILALTLGIAVYSVNFGLYGQVERTLLRYVSEVAELYASGRAGEISLPRSGPVVVSFYTLEGELLVAPSPEFDQRVPKPYIRAASTTPKPYYAPYFMAAYQAIPGAVVVVSQDTRYIEAISATVRTALVQGMAFLLPVGALLIVLAAQLSLIPLHRAASEVERRGPRNLEPIYYAGPKDDLGVMVEKVNDLLRELKEAQERERAFLAEVSHELRTPLTSLNGYLERLSRNPQDSEMLERARKIAAHTARMVQDLLALARGEAERTVNPHIIHLGELLRQAVGEYPGVRLRMPPRFPEVLGDPDRLLQLARNLIANAVRAAGSPEKVEVRVWTVKEPTDNPPDPYESADEARTTSTPETRLPKQPWAAFAVIDQGPGIPPELMPRLFTRFARGPEGGTGLGLAIAKQIAEAHGGEIRVASRPGETRFTVFLPLLPEEE, from the coding sequence ATGTCCTTCCGTGCTCGCCTCATCCTGGCCTATGCAGTCCTTTGGGTGCTGATTCTGGCCCTTACCCTGGGCATCGCGGTATACAGCGTAAACTTTGGGCTATACGGCCAGGTCGAGCGCACGCTTCTGCGCTACGTGAGCGAGGTGGCCGAGCTTTACGCCTCGGGCCGGGCGGGGGAGATCAGCCTGCCCCGCTCGGGGCCGGTGGTGGTTAGCTTTTACACCCTGGAAGGGGAGCTCCTTGTGGCCCCCTCCCCCGAGTTCGACCAGCGGGTGCCCAAGCCCTACATCCGCGCCGCCAGCACCACCCCCAAGCCCTACTACGCCCCTTACTTCATGGCCGCCTACCAGGCCATCCCCGGGGCGGTGGTGGTGGTAAGCCAGGATACCCGCTACATCGAGGCCATCTCGGCCACGGTGCGCACGGCGTTGGTCCAGGGCATGGCCTTTTTGCTGCCGGTGGGGGCCCTCTTGATTGTGCTGGCGGCACAGCTCTCGCTCATCCCTCTGCACCGCGCGGCCTCGGAGGTGGAGCGCCGGGGACCCAGGAACCTCGAGCCCATCTACTACGCCGGTCCCAAGGACGACCTGGGGGTGATGGTAGAGAAGGTCAACGACCTCCTGCGCGAGCTGAAGGAGGCCCAGGAGAGGGAGCGGGCCTTCTTGGCCGAGGTCTCCCACGAGCTGCGCACGCCCCTGACCTCGCTGAATGGCTACCTCGAGCGGCTTTCGCGCAACCCCCAGGACAGCGAGATGCTCGAGCGGGCCCGCAAGATTGCGGCCCATACCGCGCGCATGGTGCAGGACCTGCTGGCTTTGGCCCGCGGCGAGGCCGAACGCACCGTCAATCCCCACATCATCCACCTGGGCGAGCTGCTGCGCCAGGCGGTGGGGGAGTACCCTGGGGTGCGGCTCAGGATGCCCCCCCGCTTTCCTGAGGTGCTGGGTGACCCCGACCGGTTGCTGCAGCTCGCGCGCAACCTGATCGCCAACGCGGTGCGGGCCGCGGGCAGCCCGGAGAAGGTGGAGGTGCGGGTTTGGACGGTGAAGGAGCCCACCGACAACCCCCCTGACCCCTACGAGTCGGCCGATGAGGCCCGCACCACCTCCACCCCCGAGACCCGCCTGCCCAAGCAGCCTTGGGCGGCCTTTGCGGTCATCGACCAGGGGCCGGGGATTCCTCCTGAGCTGATGCCCCGCCTCTTCACCCGCTTTGCCCGGGGGCCCGAGGGGGGCACGGGGCTGGGGCTGGCCATCGCCAAACAGATTGCCGAGGCCCACGGGGGCGAGATCCGCGTGGCCAGCCGCCCCGGTGAGACCCGCTTCACGGTGTTCCTGCCGCTTTTGCCGGAGGAGGAGTGA
- a CDS encoding ABC transporter substrate-binding protein, with protein MRRILVLGTALAFSLAAAQPLQGNPNLRGEITVWSWDIAAKALEANIPGFNRLFPNVKVTVLDLGNQAVYDRGLAGCAAGGGDLPDVYSVENNEAEVFWARFPNCFTDLNTLQPAASTLRSLFPAFKWTELTVGNRIYAIPWDSGPVVMFYRRDIYSQAGVNPNTIRTWDDFIAAGRRIGAATNNRVKVGVIANGQDDEWFRMLANQNGCFYFNNEGTAVTVNQPGCVTALETVKRLIDAGIVLQGGWNEQIQAIKAGTVATSMFGAWYEGTIRSNAPEQSGRWGVYPMPASRPGGVRAANLGGSALAIPASSRNKEAAWAFVRYALATTEGQITMLRQYGLVPSLLAATRDPYVQQPQPYWGNQRIWQVVLGTLGSVPAARGTQFFQEARAIMVKVQADYVAGRFPNAKAALDAAAQQISQATGLPIAR; from the coding sequence ATGAGGCGAATACTGGTTTTAGGTACGGCCCTGGCCTTTTCGCTGGCCGCGGCCCAGCCGCTGCAGGGGAACCCCAACCTGCGGGGGGAGATTACGGTCTGGAGCTGGGATATTGCAGCCAAGGCCCTGGAGGCCAACATCCCCGGTTTTAACCGGCTTTTCCCCAACGTCAAGGTTACGGTGCTGGACCTGGGCAACCAGGCGGTGTACGACCGGGGCCTGGCCGGTTGCGCGGCGGGTGGGGGTGATTTGCCCGATGTGTACTCGGTGGAGAACAACGAGGCCGAGGTCTTCTGGGCCCGCTTCCCCAACTGCTTCACCGACCTCAACACCCTGCAGCCCGCGGCTTCCACCCTGCGCAGCCTTTTCCCGGCCTTCAAATGGACCGAACTCACCGTGGGCAACCGGATCTACGCCATCCCCTGGGACTCGGGCCCGGTGGTGATGTTCTACCGTCGGGACATCTACAGCCAGGCCGGGGTGAACCCCAACACCATCCGCACCTGGGACGACTTTATCGCCGCTGGGCGGAGGATTGGGGCTGCCACCAACAACCGGGTCAAGGTGGGGGTGATTGCCAACGGCCAGGACGACGAGTGGTTCCGCATGCTGGCCAACCAGAACGGCTGCTTCTACTTCAACAATGAGGGCACCGCGGTTACGGTAAACCAGCCGGGCTGCGTGACCGCGTTGGAGACGGTCAAGCGGCTCATTGACGCCGGAATCGTGCTGCAGGGAGGCTGGAACGAGCAGATTCAGGCCATCAAGGCTGGCACCGTGGCCACCAGCATGTTCGGGGCCTGGTATGAGGGCACCATCCGCTCCAACGCCCCCGAGCAGAGCGGCAGGTGGGGGGTCTACCCCATGCCGGCCTCCCGCCCCGGAGGGGTGCGGGCCGCCAACCTGGGCGGTTCGGCCCTGGCCATCCCGGCCTCGTCGCGCAACAAGGAGGCGGCCTGGGCCTTTGTGCGCTACGCCCTGGCCACCACCGAGGGGCAGATCACCATGCTGAGGCAGTACGGCCTGGTGCCCTCGCTGCTCGCAGCCACCCGCGACCCCTACGTGCAGCAGCCCCAGCCCTACTGGGGGAACCAGCGCATCTGGCAGGTAGTCCTGGGCACCTTGGGCAGCGTGCCCGCGGCCCGCGGTACGCAGTTCTTCCAGGAGGCCCGCGCCATCATGGTTAAGGTCCAGGCCGACTACGTGGCCGGGCGCTTCCCCAATGCCAAGGCCGCCCTTGACGCGGCGGCCCAGCAGATCTCGCAGGCCACGGGTCTGCCCATCGCCCGATAG
- a CDS encoding beta-galactosidase, which produces MLGVCYYPEHWPRERWAEDAARMRELGLRYVRIGEFAWSRIEPEPERLEWAWLDEAIETLGQAGLKVVLGTPTATPPKWLVDRYPEVLGYDIYGRPRRFGSRRHYTFSSRAYREQARRIVTLLAQRYGQNPYVAGWQTDNEYGCHDTTRSYGPEDLRAFRLWLEERYGQIEVLNEAWGNVFWSMVYRSFDEVELPNQTVTEANPAHWLDFYRFSSDQVVAFNRMQVEILRAHAPGRFILHNFMGYTPDFDHFKLAKDLDIAGWDSYPLGFTDMDVLPCSEEEKRRYARTGHPDMAAFHHDLYRGVKPRWWVVEQQPGPVNWAHHNPSPAPGMVRLWTWEAFAHGAEVVSYFRWRQFPKAQEQFHAGLNRPDFLPDVGFFEVQRLARELAALPPLPPSDPAPVALVFDYEADWVYRIQPQGQGFVYRDLVWRFYQALRRLGLDVDFVPPGASLRAYKLVVVPSLPILREEALAAFQEAPGVLVFGPRTGSKTESLGISPGLPPGPLQALLPIRVTRVESLRPGLWERVEWAGRDWQAGVWREWIESPLLPEARFADGRGALYHHQRYGYLAFWPELDFLQSYLGQLAGQLGLPVHPLPEGLRLRRRGGVVFAFNYSDRPQPVPAPRGARFLLGGPVVAPYDISVFEG; this is translated from the coding sequence ATGCTGGGCGTTTGCTACTATCCCGAACACTGGCCCCGAGAGCGCTGGGCCGAGGACGCCGCGCGGATGCGGGAGCTGGGTCTTCGCTATGTTCGCATCGGCGAGTTCGCCTGGAGCCGCATAGAGCCCGAGCCCGAACGGCTCGAGTGGGCCTGGCTGGACGAGGCCATCGAGACCCTGGGCCAGGCCGGCCTCAAAGTGGTGCTGGGCACCCCTACCGCCACCCCGCCTAAATGGCTGGTGGACCGGTACCCCGAGGTCCTGGGCTACGATATCTATGGCCGCCCCCGCAGGTTTGGCTCGCGCCGCCACTACACCTTCAGCAGCCGTGCCTACCGCGAGCAGGCCCGCCGCATCGTGACCCTCTTGGCCCAGCGCTACGGCCAGAACCCCTACGTAGCCGGCTGGCAGACCGACAACGAGTACGGCTGCCACGACACCACCCGCAGCTATGGTCCTGAGGACCTGCGCGCTTTCCGCCTCTGGCTAGAGGAGCGCTACGGCCAGATCGAGGTCCTGAACGAGGCCTGGGGCAACGTCTTCTGGAGCATGGTCTACCGCTCTTTCGACGAGGTTGAGCTGCCCAACCAGACCGTGACCGAGGCCAACCCCGCCCACTGGCTGGACTTTTACCGCTTCAGCTCCGACCAGGTGGTGGCCTTCAACCGGATGCAGGTGGAAATTCTGCGGGCTCATGCCCCCGGGCGCTTTATCCTGCACAACTTCATGGGCTACACCCCGGACTTCGACCACTTCAAGCTGGCCAAGGACCTCGACATTGCGGGCTGGGATAGCTATCCGCTGGGCTTTACCGACATGGACGTGCTGCCTTGCAGCGAGGAGGAGAAGCGCCGCTACGCCCGCACCGGCCATCCCGACATGGCCGCCTTCCACCACGACCTCTACCGTGGGGTGAAGCCCCGTTGGTGGGTGGTGGAACAGCAGCCGGGTCCGGTGAACTGGGCCCACCACAACCCCTCCCCGGCCCCCGGCATGGTGCGGCTTTGGACGTGGGAGGCCTTTGCCCACGGGGCTGAGGTGGTGAGCTACTTCCGCTGGCGCCAGTTCCCCAAGGCCCAGGAGCAGTTCCATGCCGGGCTAAACCGGCCCGACTTTCTGCCGGATGTGGGCTTTTTCGAGGTGCAGAGGCTGGCCCGGGAGCTGGCCGCCCTACCCCCCCTACCCCCCTCCGACCCGGCCCCGGTGGCCCTGGTTTTCGATTACGAGGCCGACTGGGTCTACCGCATCCAGCCCCAGGGCCAGGGCTTTGTGTACCGCGATCTGGTCTGGCGCTTCTACCAGGCTTTGCGCCGCTTGGGGCTGGACGTGGACTTTGTGCCGCCCGGGGCCAGCCTCAGGGCCTACAAGCTGGTGGTGGTGCCCAGCCTGCCCATTTTGCGCGAGGAGGCCCTGGCTGCCTTCCAGGAGGCCCCGGGCGTCCTGGTCTTTGGCCCCCGCACCGGCTCCAAGACCGAGTCCTTGGGTATATCCCCGGGTCTGCCCCCTGGACCCCTCCAGGCCCTGCTGCCCATCCGGGTCACCCGGGTGGAGAGCCTGCGGCCCGGGCTTTGGGAGCGGGTGGAGTGGGCTGGAAGGGACTGGCAGGCGGGGGTTTGGCGGGAATGGATAGAAAGCCCTCTTTTGCCGGAGGCCCGCTTTGCCGACGGGCGGGGGGCCCTCTATCACCACCAGCGCTACGGCTACCTGGCCTTCTGGCCGGAGCTGGATTTCCTCCAAAGCTACCTGGGCCAGCTGGCCGGACAGCTAGGGCTGCCGGTCCACCCCCTGCCCGAGGGGCTCCGCCTGCGGCGGCGGGGTGGGGTGGTCTTCGCCTTCAACTATAGCGACCGGCCCCAGCCCGTCCCGGCTCCCCGGGGGGCTCGCTTCCTCCTGGGCGGGCCGGTGGTGGCCCCCTATGATATAAGCGTTTTCGAGGGGTGA
- a CDS encoding carbohydrate ABC transporter permease: MKPGATPYLFLLPYLVIFALFWAWPILDSLLLSFQNTRVYPPVWDPGVNWGRILRDAAFWDALRNTLLILVIQVPLMLALATMLALALNSQLLRARGFFRFAFFAPVVVGAVAYSAVFRLLFNPNGAVNAALGLEFNWLFDPVGAMVVIIVALTWRWTGYNAIIILAGLQNIPKELYEAAEIDGASPWQQFWRITLPSLRPVLLFCLVLSIIGTLQLFTEPWLITNGGPGTATTTLGVYLYRQGFQNINFGYASAIAYVITLLALVFSLIQLRMFGREP, translated from the coding sequence GTGAAGCCCGGAGCCACCCCCTACCTGTTCTTGCTGCCCTACCTGGTCATCTTCGCCCTGTTCTGGGCCTGGCCCATTCTGGACTCGCTGTTGCTTTCCTTCCAGAACACCCGGGTCTATCCCCCAGTGTGGGACCCAGGTGTTAACTGGGGCCGCATCCTGCGGGACGCGGCCTTCTGGGATGCCCTGCGCAACACGCTGCTCATCCTGGTTATCCAGGTGCCGCTGATGCTGGCCCTGGCTACCATGCTGGCGCTGGCGCTCAATTCGCAGCTTCTCAGGGCTCGAGGCTTCTTTCGCTTCGCCTTCTTTGCCCCGGTGGTGGTGGGGGCAGTGGCCTACTCGGCGGTCTTTCGTCTTCTCTTCAACCCAAACGGGGCGGTGAACGCGGCGCTGGGGCTCGAGTTCAACTGGCTTTTTGACCCGGTGGGGGCGATGGTGGTCATCATCGTGGCCCTGACCTGGCGCTGGACCGGCTACAACGCCATCATCATCCTGGCCGGGTTGCAGAACATCCCCAAAGAGCTCTACGAGGCCGCCGAGATAGACGGGGCCAGCCCCTGGCAGCAGTTTTGGCGGATTACCCTGCCCAGCCTGCGGCCGGTGCTCCTGTTTTGCCTGGTGCTCTCCATCATCGGCACGCTACAGCTTTTTACCGAGCCCTGGCTCATCACCAACGGCGGCCCCGGTACGGCCACCACCACCCTGGGAGTTTATCTTTACCGCCAGGGCTTTCAGAACATCAACTTCGGCTACGCTTCAGCCATCGCCTATGTTATCACCCTGCTGGCGCTGGTCTTCTCCCTTATTCAGCTCAGGATGTTCGGGAGGGAGCCATGA
- a CDS encoding carbohydrate ABC transporter permease has product MKRRFWQGLALHLFLTPLALLWLAPLWLMLVFSTHPETAIFSTPTPLLPGDRFWANLQNLQADTNFLRALFNSVAVSSLYTLLSLVLTSLAGYAFARFQFFGKGLLFSLVIATLTIPYFAVVIPQFILVAREAKTLLALFIGMGVFGGVAVLLAWLRFSPGLSRWLWLGYLTAALAYLFWGVPALREALSFDFRLTNTYWAVILPALANSLGVFFMRQNFLSLPQSLLEAARIDGASELRIFFRIALPLVLPAMAALAIILFLSAWNDYLWPLLVLSDKNMQTAPVALGSLIGLTRVSWGGIMVGAVLTTLPFLILFLFLQRYFIAGITAGGVKD; this is encoded by the coding sequence ATGAAGCGGCGCTTTTGGCAGGGCCTGGCCTTGCACCTCTTCCTCACTCCGCTGGCCCTTTTGTGGTTGGCCCCTTTGTGGCTGATGCTGGTCTTTTCCACCCACCCCGAGACCGCCATCTTCAGTACCCCCACCCCCTTGCTCCCGGGCGACCGTTTCTGGGCCAACCTGCAGAACCTGCAGGCCGACACCAATTTTTTGCGCGCCCTTTTCAACAGCGTGGCGGTCTCGAGCCTCTACACCCTGCTCTCGCTGGTGCTCACCAGCCTGGCGGGCTACGCCTTTGCCCGCTTTCAGTTCTTCGGGAAGGGCCTGCTTTTCTCGCTGGTCATCGCCACCCTCACCATCCCCTACTTCGCGGTGGTGATCCCGCAGTTCATCCTGGTCGCCCGCGAGGCCAAGACCCTGCTGGCGCTTTTCATAGGCATGGGGGTGTTTGGGGGGGTGGCCGTGCTGTTGGCCTGGCTGCGCTTTTCCCCTGGGCTTAGCCGCTGGCTTTGGCTGGGCTATCTTACAGCGGCTTTAGCCTATTTGTTCTGGGGAGTGCCGGCGCTGCGTGAGGCCCTGAGCTTCGACTTCCGTCTGACCAATACCTACTGGGCGGTCATCCTGCCCGCTTTGGCCAACAGCCTGGGGGTTTTTTTCATGCGGCAGAACTTCTTAAGCCTACCCCAAAGCCTCCTGGAGGCAGCCCGGATTGACGGGGCCAGCGAGCTGCGCATCTTTTTCCGCATTGCCCTGCCGCTGGTGCTCCCGGCCATGGCCGCTCTGGCCATCATCCTCTTCCTTTCTGCCTGGAACGACTATCTCTGGCCTTTGCTGGTGCTCTCGGACAAAAACATGCAGACCGCCCCGGTGGCCCTGGGCTCGCTCATCGGCCTGACCCGGGTTTCCTGGGGCGGCATCATGGTGGGCGCGGTGCTGACCACTCTTCCCTTCCTCATCCTCTTTCTCTTCCTGCAGCGCTACTTCATCGCGGGCATCACCGCGGGCGGGGTGAAGGACTGA
- the argF gene encoding ornithine carbamoyltransferase — translation MAKGRDFLSNLDLSPAEYRAVLDTAHAMKRGAFRGLRPLEGKTLAMIFEKPSLRTRTTFEVAMNQLGGHAINLTNAEIGLGTREPVRDIALNLERWVDAIMARVYLHSTLEELARYSSKPVINGLSDLLHPVQLLADYQTIEEHFGSTKGLRVTYIGDGNNMANAHIQCAVLSGVKLTIATPRGYEPNAVIYMEALKLGADVTLTHDPQAAVEGAQVLYTDVWVSMGQEAEASQRRKVKDFAGFQVTPAMLERIDPDGIFLHCLPAHYGEEVVEEATLHRKSRVFDQAENRLHAQKALLYHLLG, via the coding sequence GTGGCCAAGGGCCGCGACTTTCTTTCCAACCTTGACCTTTCTCCTGCTGAGTACCGGGCCGTGCTGGACACCGCCCACGCCATGAAGCGGGGGGCCTTCCGGGGCCTGCGCCCGCTGGAGGGAAAAACCCTGGCCATGATCTTCGAGAAGCCCTCCTTGCGCACCCGCACCACCTTTGAGGTGGCCATGAACCAGCTCGGGGGACACGCCATCAACCTGACCAACGCCGAGATTGGCCTGGGCACCCGCGAGCCCGTGCGGGACATCGCGCTCAACCTCGAGCGCTGGGTGGACGCCATCATGGCCCGGGTCTACCTCCACTCCACCCTGGAGGAGCTGGCCCGCTACTCCTCTAAACCGGTCATCAACGGGCTGTCGGACCTTTTGCACCCGGTGCAGCTCTTGGCCGACTACCAGACTATAGAGGAGCACTTCGGCAGCACCAAAGGCCTGCGGGTGACCTACATCGGCGACGGCAACAACATGGCCAACGCCCACATCCAGTGCGCGGTGCTCTCGGGGGTCAAGCTCACCATCGCCACCCCGCGCGGCTACGAACCCAACGCGGTGATCTACATGGAGGCCCTCAAGCTCGGGGCCGACGTAACCCTAACCCACGACCCCCAGGCCGCAGTGGAGGGCGCGCAGGTGCTCTACACCGACGTCTGGGTCTCCATGGGGCAGGAGGCCGAGGCCAGCCAAAGGCGCAAGGTCAAGGACTTCGCCGGCTTCCAGGTCACCCCGGCCATGCTCGAGCGAATCGACCCCGATGGCATCTTCCTCCACTGCCTGCCGGCCCACTACGGGGAAGAGGTGGTGGAGGAGGCCACTTTGCACCGGAAGTCGCGGGTTTTTGACCAGGCGGAAAACCGCCTGCACGCCCAGAAGGCCCTGCTCTACCATCTGCTGGGCTAG
- a CDS encoding response regulator transcription factor: MKRILLIEDDPEIAHLLQLELGEAGFAVDWAPGGMPGLVRLREAVPDLVILDLGLPDLDGGEVARRIRAGYEVPIIVLTAADAVERKVSLLSDGADDYIVKPFHPAELLARIQVQLRHREGGEQVSVGGLEVHISKRQVFFEGQEIRLSPKEFELLSLLASRAGKVFSRQEIEEHLWGRQLERDSNVVDVHIANLRAKLREAGAYGYLRTVRGVGYALRQRDAE; encoded by the coding sequence ATGAAACGCATTCTGCTCATAGAGGACGACCCTGAGATCGCCCACCTGCTGCAGCTCGAGCTGGGCGAGGCCGGCTTTGCGGTGGACTGGGCCCCAGGGGGGATGCCGGGTCTGGTCCGCCTGCGCGAGGCGGTGCCCGACCTGGTAATCCTCGACCTGGGCCTGCCCGACCTGGACGGGGGCGAGGTGGCCCGGCGCATCCGGGCGGGCTATGAGGTGCCCATCATCGTGCTCACCGCAGCCGACGCGGTGGAGCGCAAGGTGAGCCTGCTTTCAGACGGAGCCGATGACTACATCGTCAAGCCCTTCCACCCGGCCGAGCTTCTGGCCCGCATCCAGGTGCAGCTCCGCCACCGCGAAGGGGGGGAGCAGGTGAGCGTCGGGGGGTTGGAGGTCCACATCTCCAAGCGCCAGGTTTTCTTCGAGGGGCAGGAGATCCGGCTTTCGCCCAAGGAGTTCGAGCTGCTCTCGCTGCTGGCCAGCCGGGCGGGCAAGGTCTTCAGCCGCCAGGAGATCGAGGAGCATCTGTGGGGGCGGCAGCTCGAGCGCGACTCCAACGTGGTAGACGTGCACATCGCCAACCTCAGGGCCAAGCTGCGCGAGGCCGGTGCTTACGGCTACCTGCGTACCGTGCGAGGGGTGGGCTACGCCCTGCGCCAGCGGGACGCGGAATGA